In Quercus robur chromosome 11, dhQueRobu3.1, whole genome shotgun sequence, the sequence CTGCCATTCTTTAGGCTCTGTAGATTGCTATTGGAGAGGAGTGGATGGATATTGTTATCGAGGGAGATGCCGAAGCTTGTTTTGATTCCCTAGTTGTTGAAGGTGCTCAAACTGACTGGGCCATTCATACTACGATTAGTAATATTTTGGAGCTTAGTAAGTTGTTTTCTAGTAGTAAATTTTGCTGGGTCAGGATGTTATTTAATTCTGCAGCTCATGCCTCTGCAAAGCTTGCAGTTAGCCTTAGAAGTTCTTTTTGTTGTAACAAGTGCAATGTTCCTACTTTCATCTCCAATGCTTGTAGGTTTGATTGCTCCTTTGTTAGTCCTTGTTTAGTTAATGAAAGATGCACATTAACCacacaccaaaaataaaaataaaaagagggagaaaagaaaaaggaatactATATCATTCGGTGAATCCATCCTCTGGAGTTTCAGACAAAGTTTATAGTTGAGACCATCATTTACATATTGTGTCACTGTCGCACCGACCTATGCTGCATTTCTAAGTTGTGAACAGCATGCTGGTATGCTCCAGCTGACTAGTAACTTAAGTGTATGGATGTTAAGACAATGATGAAAATCATACACCACCTGCTTATGCAATAAAGGTGATAGAGAAAatcaaggagagagagagagagaataacatagatgtgtataaattttggacttaaaaagaatgaaattatCCTGGAATAGTaagaataaaacttaaattaatcGCTCAGCCACTACAAAAATCAGCTCTTCTCTAACATCATTTACCTATAAATTATTGTCATCCAAGTTAAATTGGCACCACAATGAGCATGTCATCTATAAAATGTTGTGTTAATTCAGCAcctttataaaacaaaaaaacaacagAATAACAATGAACAAGATCGATCAATTCTCATTGATCAAATACAATAGAGGCACTACAAAATTGGGATGATTACACCCTATACTATCAGTAAGCACTCTCCGGTGCCCTTGTATGTCTCTAGTGTGGTTTTGGAACATACCCATCAACAGCAAAGTTTCGTGTGGCAGCAGGTATAGCTAAACGAATTCCATCAAGTTCAGATTTTGCAATCACTTGACAACCCAAACGAGATCTACAAAATCCCAAGCATAGGATTAAATCTAGGTGCCTTAAAAAGGAAGAAATCAAGATTGAAGGTAATGAAAAATTCTCATTGCAAAGTTCATGCAAAAGGAACCAACGTTTCTGTAAGCCCGAAGGCTAGATCCAACATGTCGTTTTCCTCATCAGTAGGTTCTTCTAACTTATTGTAATACTCCATGTCCTGTAATAAAATTCAATAGTAAGCCCCTCGAATCTGAGCTGAATAAAACATCCAACCCAAAACTAATAAAAGGCCAAAAGAATGCTTGTTTGAAACATATATCCAGAACACACCTTCACAATCACATGACACGTCGAACAGGCAAGTGAGCCTTCGCATGCTCCTGATATGACATTAAAAGCAGGGTAttaattttgtatcaaatgatcagagagataaaaaaatcattgacATGGAAAAATGATTCATCCACCAGTTTTGTGCCACTAAAAGTAAGAACTTCAGCCCAAAAAGAAACGCAAAGTAAATGAGAGGTGGGAAGTAGAGGCGTGGGGAAAGTCCCATGTTACTGTTCAAACAAGTTACATGTGGTAAGTAATCTAAACTGTCAACATGTCTTTCAAGAGTACAGCTATGGTTACAAAGATCCCCAAGTTATAAGAGATGACTTTCATTAAAACCGTTACCTCAGATGACATTAATCGTAGGAGAACTAAATTAGGCTAAGGTAATGGTGCAAAATACTGAACTAAATAAGCATCAGAATCCTTGCCTTCAAGTTCTATATCATTTTCATGAGCAGCTTCCAACATAGACATTCCTATGGGGACCTTAAGGTGCTTTTCCTCTCCGTCCTTGTCAACAAATGTGACAGATATCCTGTAACAGAAAGCATCTGGGTAAGAAGAAAGGCACATCAGAAGTGGAGGCAAGGTAGAGGGTAGAGCAATGACGTCTCATTGGATGCTTAACACATTCTATTCAAAGATGCCATCAGTGTACTCTTATCAATTAGAATACCCATCCTCATAATGGTTGATGGCATAACATGCACATAAACATATAGTTTGCAATTAAGATAAAGCAACCCAACACACAAATGGGGACAACATACGCACTACTAGTACTGTTGCTTATCCAATTCCCAACTCCCCCTGTAACTGTAAGAGTGGAGACACCTTTTCCCCTTGTATATTTTTCTACCCTATTATCATCCCCCTAAGGCCCTGACCATAGTCGACTAGATTAGCTGAGTTGGAACAAGTCCATTTACTTTGCCACAAGAATAATTCTGGACACACCTGGAGCTATCCATGCCAAATCATATGGGAAATTCCCACACATTACCCATGCTACAAAACAAGAATTACCTGTGTTAGCTGTGAGCCAAAatgttaatttgatatttttttttgggtaaattacaaagttagTCCTTATCTTTTACATCATATtacaatttggtccctaactttttaatttggtcaatttagtccctaattTTTTCACTGCCATGTTaatttagtccctgccgttaTCTTTTGAATGGAAAAAGCTGATATGTCAGacagaataataaaaaaattatttttcatgccATATTAGTTGCCAACTATACTGgcacatcaaattaaaaaacagccACAtgtccttatttatttatttaaaaaaaaaaaaaaacaaacaaaaaaaaaaacaaaagactgGCTTTTCTCCCCCAAATCTGAAACCTCTCCCTCCCAATCTCTTTGGCCAACGCACCTTCATCCTTTCCAAGCCCTTGCCTTCCTCTGCTCCCTATTCTTAATAAAACAATGTCCTATTCTTAATAATAAATCCTTAATAATAAAACCACAGTGAGAGCACTAACGGTAATGAagccaaaaaaaaccaaaatcacaaaaatagaATATGGATCTACGTCATATGAAGGTTCTAACCCAAATCTGCAATGGAAATAAAAAGATACGaactttttctattaaaaaaaaaaaaaaaaaaaaaaaaaaagaggaaaagaaaagatccAATCTTTAGTTGGTATTGGGAGAGAAAAGTCAACCAATACACCCATTATGTGATCTTCTGGCTGGTTTTTCCTCATCAACTGCAGCTctaaatagtttgtaaaaatttgtCATATCCACCCCCAAATCCTTTATCACAAACATATGCAGCAACTACTTGATTGTCTAAGCTGACTGTCCAGATTCATGGAGCAGGACCCCAATCTTCGTCAAACAAGCAAGgctgttacaacttacaaccatTAATATTAGACCAATGCTATCATTCAAACCtctgatttctttttatttatttatttataaaaattaaggaTGCGTAGCTGTTGATGTGGCAGCTCAattggcaaaaataataatattttattattattttccatcCATTATCTAACAACAGTgactattttgacacaatagCAAAAGCTTAGGGACTAAACTAACACATTTGAAacgttagggactaaattgacatataGTGTAAAAGATAgggactaaatatataatttaccctttttttttacacaGCACAGAACAAATACATCCAAGATATGCCAAATCATGCCTGGAGTAGTGCTACATCAAAAAATGGATCTTCTTTGGAAGAACTGATTCTACTTTGCATAAAATGTGTTTACAAATCTAGATCATCTACTTCACTCTTTGAGGGCCATACGGCACTAAATTATTCCCTAGTGGTGTATAACATGCGTGACAATTATAAATTCCATGTTCTTACAATGccttaaaagaagaagaagaacttaCGATTCTTTCTTTTCACCTCCTTCCTTAGATGCATCGCTAGTAGTAGTGGTAGAAAATTGTTGATGCTTCTGAAATATGGAACCCTGGACCACCTTAGTTTCTGTCTGTGAGTCAATCTGTTTTGAAGAACAAGGaaatcatgcaattttcaataATTACTTTAGGAGTAGAATCAATCTCATCTAAATTGTAAAGAACCTCTGATCtatgcaaaattttcaattaaccATCTTAACCCATGTATACATGCATTAATTTAAGTTTATGTATTATCTCATATATTTCTTACAATTTCAAATTTAGTCAACATATTCTGAATAGCTCTGTACAATTTTATAATGCAATGACAGCAATGTACACTTCTATGTCAGAAAACGGAATGCTTTAACTCATAAATTCACTCTTGAATCTTTTCCAAATTATACTCCAAAGGCTAACTAAACATCTTTTTATTGAACTGGGTTTGTAGTTTCGTCACAACTGTCCCAGAGCACAAACACTACATAGATTTTTTGCTCAGCCAAATCTTGAATTTGAATCTATGATTGACAAACAAGACTGTTTCATTCCTACGCAATGTATCACTTAAAAACGATATCTATAACATAAAACTGCCGGAGTAAGATTTCTGGAATCACAGTGATTCCAATAGAAGGATAGGTACATAAATCTTCCACAGGACAAAGCCATGGCATTGCAACATAGATATGCAAGCTTAtcccattcttttcttttgatttttaattgataagtAGCATATCCCATTCTTTATCCATAGTTCCATACTTCCACACAACTACAGACTTGCAGGCCGATGCTACATTTCGTAGAAATGGAAAGGGCATATTGACTAATAATAAGCTTAAATGAACATCTATAACAGCAAACACAATGGTTCCATATTATATGagtaaaacaacaacaacaacaacaacaacaacaacagcaacatgTAATTTATCTTGAAAAATGAAGGTAGTGAATGATCGAATTCTCTTTTGCTCATTTTGATTTGACAAATTGATCAAGCCATTGTGTCCCaaactattatttttctttaatagaaGGTAAAGTGCAGACAGGGttcaaacccaaaaccaccTGCACTTATACCGTAATAAATTACTacttgtcccaaaagtttataTTGTTCAAATTAACATGTTCTTCATCTAAACCTCGAATCACACGACTAGCTTAATGTGATCAACACATTTCCtagaattttctattttatgaGTTATATGACTAGTGTTTGTTATATAGACTAAGCTAACATCCAAGATTAATAAATCAAAACATGACCAGCTAGCGAGAGCTTGGTTAGTTAGTTAGAGAGAAGTAAATAGCACTCACAGTCTATAGGTAGATGAATGCATTTTTGTAATGgtgaaaaaataactaaataaaaaagagtagaAGTAGAAACTAGAAACTGACCAGCGGTTGCAAATAGTGGGTGTAACTGTAACTGTAACTGTAAGGCCGTTGTATATATCCAGCTCTAGTTATGGGCGTTGAGAGCTGTCGAAGAAGCatccaattccaattccaaagTCCACCTTTCGAAACTTTAGAAAGCAACATAATCGTTGCTCTCACTAAAACTCTGGAATTTaaattacagaaaaaaaaaattattggaattGGATTTTTATACTGTTAGCAAATCTCAGAAATTTGGTATTCTctttttctgggttttcttCTCTTGACTAGGACAGGACTCCCAATTAATAACAGGGCTTCCTCACCGTGTTCGTGAAGCACCTTCGAAACTCGAAGCttccaaataaattaataatattatattccccaaaaaaaaattaaataaaaatatgatggAGATGCGGGGTATCGAACCCCGTGCCTCTCGCATGCAAAGCGAGCGCTCTACCGTTTGAGCTACATCCCCATGTGGacattatattaatatattatatgaaaCTTCTGATTTTCAGCAATAATCTTTTTAAACTTACCTTTATGTCCTCTTTTTCCAAGCGAGCAAGATGCACAAATGATCAATTCACAAGAGAAATATGTGTATGTTGCACATCCTTAGCGTGGTAATCATTCTATAAATACAGGTTCTTATAGAGTATGAGTTAAGAACTGAAGTTCAAGTTTGCAAAATGAAGcataacacacatatatatacttaaattaagttaaaatatgatttttatattagattaaaaatatatatatatacacacaaatgaTAAATCCACAAGAGATATCTTGGTAGGGAAGAAGTTTATTAAATCATGGGGGCCGAAAAGTTTAAAGAGATTAGTCTACCTAATGTGCGTTCTTATTTGTTTAAAGACACTTCAAATAAATAACCTAACAGCAAACAAGCGTTGCCAAACACATAGGTAAGACTCCATGCATGCAGCACAATTGAGCTTTCATGACAGTGAAGGCAAGGTGATTAGAAATAGCTAGGATCATTAGAGTTGCTAGAATTACTAGCCTGGATAGGAAAAATGGACACATTTAATAAGATAATAATAGACAATTTACAATTATAGGGGCTCCCCTTCCACCTAAACCCTCTCATTCCGTCTCATTTTTACATGGATTAAGGAAATGTTACAAATAAACCATCTAaaggttaaaaataaaaagccacgTCAAGCATAGgtttttttctcattatttgttccttttctttctcacttcaatattttctcttttttaacaTATGATAGTTTATTTGTCACGTGTATTTTATCTATGTAAAAATAATAGAGAATGGGAGGGttttaaacaaaagaagagtCGGACCCTTACTTTTATCGTACTTATAATCAATAGACTATTATATCTTTTATATGTTAAAtttcattcccaaaaaaaaaaaaaatcctattttatgcttctttttttcttttttttctaaggtTCAACCTAAGAAAACGAAAGTTGGGGCCCAGGAAAGGAAAATAACAAAGTTAGAAAtttaacaaaaggaaaaaaaaattaaaaaacactcaAGTGTAATATTTCAAAAGTGATATACctaaataatattaatgaaacctcaaattctttttttaataatttattctcCTTCACAAAAATTTGTGTAACtgacaataaaatttttgggataattacatAATAACATAAATTTACATAAGTTGTACTTGGTGTCTATCTCACTACTGAAAATCTTAAGACTCATAAGTGGaatatgaatttgaaaaaataaaaggtttatctatataaaaaaaaatttacaaataaacaaaatataatgaatatgctattgtgggggccggtttttttttttggagtgggAAACTCTTGTACtcccatccttttttttttacatgccCTCTGCCTTATAAGCGTAAACTGAATATGGTACTCCTTTCTCTTCAGCTCACGCTTATAAGGCAAAGGGGAGAAGGAGTCTTCTTCGATGTAGAATGCACGTAAAAAAAAGGATGGGAGTACAAGAGTTTcccactccaaaaaaaaaggggcccCCACTGCATTCATTTTATGGGTTTtcttacaataaaatattacttaATATTCACATAAATGACATTTTATATTTGGACAAAACTTAAGTATGATACATTAAGTCTAGTAGATATtccctaattaaattcaaatacatagtTGTATTCCAATAGTTCGCAAAACAATGTTTTCTTTGGAActaggtctctctctctctctctctctctctctctctcaaactgatttctttttttaatttattttggcaATTTCGGGTAAAATGGCTGATGATCTTTGTTGGGCTGatgattgttgttgtttgggTTGAGTTGTTAAAATGCCCGGTTATTTCGGATGAAATgggtttttgtcatttttaaaataaataaaaaatttatatttgccTTTTGGACTGatgattgttgttgtttgggctgggttgtgattttgattttaaacGGGAGGCCAAACTTTTGAAAGTAGGAGGGCCGAAATCTAATTTTACTTGGGCCCAAATGATAGATAGAGCAAAGAAATTTCTTATGTCATATCTCTTAAGAGATATTCACAATTTCACATAACTATGTTGGGAATCAAAGCAAGTGTACATTGAAATTATCATTGGGTTCATTGTTTATAAATCACTGgtctaaattattattattttttattttttaaaagttacaGATTTTTACACACATCACCCTTGGAATTTGATGTAagtgttaatttaattattggaCTTTCGATTTGGACAATTAACCCTCTACACTTTTTCTTTGTGGCAAATAAAGTCTACTGTTAAGAATTTTTATCAAAGTCTAACCGATTTAATCACATGGCATCCACATAGTAATaatgatatttaaaaattattgacaATATGATTGAATCCATGTATATATCACATAACTAATTTTTTACTCTTTGCTGAATCGAAGAAAGTGAATACCATCAACCTTGTGTTTAATCTGAGACGAAGCCAATGTTATCAGCACTCAGTCTTGCAACTTGTTATGATGCTTCACATGTAATTATAGAAAGTGATTCTAAGGCATGTATTAATTCCATCTCATCTACTAGGGATACTATTCCTTGGAGGCTAAATCATTTTGTTGAAGCTATTCATGTGGCTTGCTTCTCTCTGGTTTCAGTTTCTTTTAGTTGGATAGCTCATGAATTAGCTAAATAGTCTAAGAATCAAGGTTGATTTGTGTTAATGCCCATTTTTTGAATCTATACCCAAAAGCCCATACGGAGGAAAGCCCAATGAAAAGCAAGGCCCAAAGGCCCACCAAGAAGACCAAAGAGCAAGAGAGGttcaaagaaagaaatgcaAGGGAAAGCAATCTGCAGCAGAATATGGCTTTACCGCAAAATATAGTTCTCTGGCAGGATAACTTCAACAGATAAAGACAAATTGGGCCTAAGACCCTTTTGATCCGATTAATATTATTTGGCCCACAAAGGCTCAAATCCTTTTATATAAAAAGATAGGCGTGAAAACTAATATGAAGAAGCACGATGAAAAAAAACAAGGAACAGTAGAAAGTGTTAGTAGCAGGAATTgtgtgaagaaaagaaaagccaaaCCAAAGGAAATGACAAGCACAGCAGGAAACGTatgaagaaataagacaaaaaCACGCAATAGAATGAAACAAAACTAATCTACTACAGCAAAAACGGCGTGGGAAcgaaagaagacaaaaacaaaaaatagtggAGCAAGCACAGAAGGGCCGGAGCACCACTAACCTATACCCAACCAATACAAGGGAGGTGGGCCCATGATCAAGGGGATTCagagggtatggtttggtggtgatGGGAAAAAGGGGTCTATATTTGGTTTTCAACTGTGACTTCTCTTGAGAATATACCTTGCTGGGATTGTAtcttacccaaaagaagtaatagATGGTTAAGATCAtctgatgcatgccatagagctAGGTAGTGAGGCAACCCAATTCTTATCCATTTGAATTTAGAGGTATAGGTATAcagcaaaaacaaacaaaaggaaattttgTTACGAAATGAGTAATGGTGCAACAAATGTATTCTGAGCAGAGGTAGTGGCTGAGCAACCAATGGGTTGGTGAGCAATACCAAAGGAATGCCCACAACAAGCCAAAAACAATTAGTGAAGCCCTAGGagtaaaagggagaaatcccATTAAATTAGTtcgctataaaaggaagaggtaGCCATGGATAAAAAattggaggggggggggggggaagcacCTAAGGGGAGGAACTCATGGTAAGAGAGCAGTAAGAACCTAAAGGAGGCACTTAGAGAGAGAGGCACCTAGGGAGAGGGGGATTCAAAAGGGAAAATACCCAAGGGAGAAAAACAACCCACAGCAAGAGAGTAGTAAGCAactaagagtaaaaaaaatagagagagagaaagaaagaaagaaagaaagaaagtggtaaaaagaagagagaaaacacagcaggaataggggcatgcatcaatagaccatcttttctcttcctcttagCAAACTTACTCTTTGAAGTTTCTAAAAGTAATAGCTAGTAGTCATTTTGGCAtattctccaaaatgcacaCCTTTGTTGGCAAAAACCTATGACAAGGTTGTTCAAGTTGGGGTTTGGATTCTTTCTTGGTTTACTTATCATATGGGAagattcaatacttgattttgattgcaaatatatttgattccACTCATTAGAACTTATATTTGCTGTATTTGGTCATTCTGTTGTAGCACGTTTTTATCACGTTTGTTGCATCAGTTGTCTTGCTGTGGTATCTTTACTTGTTGTACAAATTATTCTGCTATAGcacctttttattatatttattgtgTTAGCTATTATACTAGCTAAACATTTTCTACTGAAGGTTTCCTATTTCTTTGTTATTACGTGTTTTACTACGAACTAATCATTATCCtgccataaatatatatacatatacattgTAGCTTATATTCTACCatgtattttatatatgtatatatgaatacatataagtatatatactcatatatgtatgtatatatatttgaaaatatgctAACTCATTTAaactaacatttgtttgatgggtattttctttgggttttagatttgtttatgtgcaggaagtagaaaagtatttctacagtaaaaaaaaaaaaaaaaaaaaaaagagtagtcATTCACGTTGCAAAAAAGTGTAGAAAACTTTATTGCACAACAGAAGGTATTATTGCACACCAGAAAGTTTTACTACGCAGCAGAAAGTTTTACTGCACAGTAAAAGGTTTTACTACATAGCAGAAAATTGCACAGCAAAAAGTTTTACTGCATAGCAGAAAAGTTAGTCTTGTGACAGAAACTGAAGAAAAGTTCCTTCTGTGGCAAAAACAGAGGATAAGCCCACTTTACAGAGTCTTCCCTTGGACTTGGACTCAacgtttgtgcacaaactagcAGTGGCAAAATGGTACTTTGGAGCCCATTCCGTGGAGCGTCAGGCCCAACTTCCTTTTTAGAAAAAGCCAAGACTAAGTATTGTTCAATAATATCAAGACACGTGTCTAAGGTACAAGAAATGTAAAAAGAACCCTTGAAAATTTGGTTCTTTTAGTCTGAGTTGTTGCTCTCCCAATGTGTATAGTCATGTAGAAAGGGAGGCTGCCTCATTTGTTTCCTTGTaatctggattttttttttaaaaaaaaaaaaaatttccaattcatccaaaaaaaaaaaaaaaaactagaaatacTAATAAAAGGTTTGATTTGTCATAAACCTAATGTCGGggggtggtttttttttttttttttttttttttttagagagagagagagagtttcaacttattgtttccgctcctaatgataactctttatcatcaaacaaagagactaattgatttttgatataggcggggattgaacttcaaatctcttattcaaccattaaatGCATtatcagttgagttaactagaacTCACTTTGAAGGGTTGATTgcttaaatttaaaatccaaaaatcaagATAGCTATCATACCAAAGAAATTTGTAAAATGCCAGAGAGTTAAAATTAATCACGAAAAAATTAAGGTCCGAAAAgatcataaatttatttaattatttctagagagaatttatTGGATTCTACTTATTTAAAGTCTTGAGTtaatttataacaaatattACTTCTTTGATAAATGGCTGATTTTTTAAAGTCTTTCTTTTATGAAAAAGAAACTCCATTTGTGTGATTactaacttcttctttttctttgaatatGGTTAACAATCACTGCACTTGATTAAGAGAAAAGTGAATTGAAAGGAATATCATGAAGGGAAAGAAAAGTATTTCCTCTATTTGGTTGGAGGAACATTGAAAAGAGAAACAAGGGACATGATCAGGAACTTTTCTCCGTGGCTGATCACTTTTtcactaaaaattattttctttcttggttCTTTCCCTAATTACTTTCTCACTATAGTCCAAAAATCCCAAACTCACCAATCTATCACCAGTActtcttccatttattttcctttctctgcTTTCTTCTCTCTATTATTTAACCAAGTACAATGTCAAAATCAGTCGGTAAGTAGTCAAACATCTCACTTCATTTCCTCTTTATTAAACCTTAACTTATCACGGGTTCTCCACTTGAATTTTGCAACTCGAAGTCTCCTCCTTTACTCTATTCCATCTATATTATAACAACCACCCCGAAAAATAAAACTGAAGAAGCAACCATATTCCATGTGatgtaccttttttttcttttttgttgggtttcttTAGACTCCAGTCTCCATGTGACATACTGATTAAGCCTCACACGAGGGTCCAGAAAGAGGACAGTGTCCATCGGGGAAGAATCATTACAAGGACCCAACCCAATGCCTAGTCCCCAtcaaaagaaatataataaGAGGACAACTTTAGCTCCAAATCTAATAATTAGAGTAtgaga encodes:
- the LOC126705790 gene encoding uncharacterized protein LOC126705790, producing the protein MLLSKVSKGGLWNWNWMLLRQLSTPITRAGYIQRPYSYSYSYTHYLQPLIDSQTETKVVQGSIFQKHQQFSTTTTSDASKEGGEKKESISVTFVDKDGEEKHLKVPIGMSMLEAAHENDIELEGACEGSLACSTCHVIVKDMEYYNKLEEPTDEENDMLDLAFGLTETSRLGCQVIAKSELDGIRLAIPAATRNFAVDGYVPKPH